The proteins below come from a single Sporosarcina sp. FSL K6-3457 genomic window:
- a CDS encoding nicotinate phosphoribosyltransferase — MTKKYQDDGLALHTDLYQINMAETYWEDNMHNKRAVFELYFRKLPFETGYGIFAGLERIIEFIQAYRFTDSDIAYLREELGYEEDFLAYLQTVRFNGTIRAMQEGELVFANEPILQVEASLAEAQLIETALLNIVNYQTLIATKAARIKQVAGEQTVMEFGTRRAHEFDAAVWGTRAAYIAGFSATSNVRAGKKFGIPVSGTHAHSMVQAYKDEYKAFHKYARRHKECTFLVDTFDTLRSGVPIAIQVAKELGDSINFNAIRLDSGDLAYLSKEARKMLDKAGFPKTKIVASNDLDEKTIMSLKEQGAKIDMWGVGTKVITAFDQPALGAVYKLVAIEDDNGNMVDTIKISGNPEKVTTPGLKKVYRIVNTVNNRAEGDYIAMIDENPQAEEKLKMFHPTHTFISKFVTNFEAIELHRDVFVAGELVYMSPSIQEIQAYAKNNLNLLWDEYKRTLNPEQYPVDLSQKCWDNKMRNIHEEQEKVQQLNS; from the coding sequence ATGACTAAAAAGTATCAAGATGATGGGCTAGCACTCCACACGGATTTGTACCAGATTAACATGGCGGAAACGTATTGGGAAGATAATATGCACAACAAACGAGCGGTATTTGAACTCTATTTCCGCAAGTTGCCTTTTGAAACGGGTTACGGTATTTTTGCAGGATTGGAGCGAATCATTGAATTTATTCAAGCGTATCGGTTTACAGATAGTGATATTGCTTATTTACGTGAAGAATTGGGTTATGAAGAAGATTTCCTGGCCTATTTGCAAACGGTGCGCTTTAACGGAACGATTCGAGCCATGCAAGAGGGGGAATTGGTTTTCGCGAATGAACCGATTTTACAAGTCGAAGCAAGCTTGGCAGAGGCTCAGTTAATAGAGACAGCTCTCTTGAATATTGTCAATTACCAAACACTCATTGCAACGAAAGCAGCACGTATTAAGCAAGTGGCAGGAGAACAAACGGTAATGGAATTTGGAACGAGACGTGCACATGAGTTTGATGCGGCGGTGTGGGGAACAAGAGCAGCGTATATTGCTGGGTTTTCCGCAACGAGTAATGTGAGGGCTGGCAAGAAGTTTGGCATTCCTGTATCTGGAACACACGCACATTCTATGGTTCAAGCGTATAAAGATGAATACAAAGCATTTCATAAATACGCACGTCGTCATAAAGAGTGTACATTTTTAGTTGATACCTTTGATACGTTGCGGTCTGGTGTGCCAATAGCGATTCAAGTAGCGAAAGAGCTGGGAGATAGCATTAATTTTAATGCAATTCGTTTAGATAGTGGTGACTTGGCTTACTTATCAAAAGAAGCACGAAAAATGTTGGATAAGGCAGGATTCCCAAAAACGAAAATCGTTGCTTCAAACGACTTAGATGAAAAAACCATTATGAGCTTGAAGGAGCAAGGAGCGAAAATTGATATGTGGGGTGTTGGAACAAAAGTGATTACCGCATTTGACCAACCTGCTCTGGGTGCTGTTTATAAATTGGTGGCGATTGAGGATGATAATGGTAATATGGTGGACACCATTAAAATATCTGGCAATCCAGAGAAAGTAACGACTCCCGGATTGAAGAAAGTGTATCGCATTGTGAACACGGTAAATAATCGTGCAGAGGGTGATTACATTGCTATGATAGATGAGAATCCACAAGCGGAAGAAAAATTAAAAATGTTTCACCCAACGCATACGTTTATCTCAAAGTTTGTAACGAACTTTGAAGCGATTGAATTACACCGAGATGTTTTTGTAGCTGGCGAGCTTGTGTATATGTCCCCGTCTATACAGGAAATTCAAGCGTATGCTAAAAATAATTTAAATCTCCTGTGGGATGAATATAAGCGTACCTTAAATCCAGAACAGTATCCCGTGGATTTAAGTCAGAAATGTTGGGATAATAAAATGAGGAATATTCACGAGGAGCAAGAAAAAGTACAGCAGCTAAATAGTTAA
- the nadD gene encoding nicotinate (nicotinamide) nucleotide adenylyltransferase codes for MFEKGTAIGIYGSSFDPVTNVHLWTASTVAHRKKLDYVIFLPSSNQRVDKQLQTQNEHRVEMVKLAINNNPKFILDDYELDVLPGNHYTYYTMEYFKEVFPDADCYFIMGADLLVDIGKGEWRLAEELISRNKFIVMARNGIDILSTISKSPILRNHDDGRFQLLDKGLAMEISSTYIRQEFAMGGEPQYLLPGSCYEYIKNNGLYRKVVR; via the coding sequence ATGTTTGAAAAAGGTACAGCAATAGGTATTTATGGTTCTTCTTTCGACCCTGTAACAAACGTTCATTTGTGGACGGCCTCAACAGTGGCGCATCGCAAAAAATTAGACTATGTTATTTTTTTACCTTCATCGAACCAAAGGGTAGATAAACAATTGCAAACGCAAAACGAGCATCGAGTGGAAATGGTAAAGTTAGCAATCAACAATAATCCTAAATTCATCTTAGATGATTACGAATTAGATGTATTACCAGGGAATCACTATACGTATTACACAATGGAGTATTTCAAAGAAGTGTTCCCTGATGCAGATTGTTATTTCATTATGGGCGCTGATTTGTTGGTCGATATCGGAAAGGGAGAATGGCGATTGGCGGAAGAGTTAATTAGTCGTAATAAATTTATCGTCATGGCTAGAAATGGGATTGACATTCTGAGCACGATTTCGAAATCTCCTATTTTACGGAATCATGATGACGGCAGATTCCAATTGTTGGACAAAGGGTTAGCGATGGAAATAAGTTCGACGTATATTCGACAAGAATTTGCAATGGGGGGAGAACCGCAGTATTTGCTGCCAGGCTCCTGCTATGAATACATTAAAAATAATGGACTTTATCGAAAAGTCGTCCGTTAG
- a CDS encoding coiled-coil domain-containing protein, whose protein sequence is MDNQVLEMLAKLDNNIEKGFAEVNRRIDETNERIDMTNERIDNIDRRINETNGRIDDTNKLMNTRFDAIDAKLTGVGGQFEELSKNTIQLRDDMTKELKYITHKIHELDREVFIRTDSLQ, encoded by the coding sequence GTGGACAACCAAGTACTCGAAATGCTCGCAAAACTGGATAATAATATCGAAAAGGGATTCGCTGAAGTCAATCGCCGAATTGATGAAACTAACGAGCGAATCGATATGACTAATGAGCGAATTGATAATATCGATCGTCGGATTAATGAAACCAATGGGCGGATTGATGACACTAACAAGCTAATGAATACACGGTTCGATGCAATTGATGCCAAACTTACTGGTGTCGGTGGTCAATTTGAAGAACTATCAAAGAATACCATACAGCTACGAGATGATATGACAAAGGAACTGAAATACATCACACATAAAATACATGAACTAGATAGAGAAGTCTTTATTAGAACAGATTCACTTCAATAA
- a CDS encoding DNA-3-methyladenine glycosylase family protein: MDRQIELPFVYDFDRALDRLAASPINAVDCAQRIIRIPMAEGNVVTIRGTGTTQQPTFFIQGLLDDVQLEEIKEIFHFDRPLDGIQKHFIGTDLEQLFMDHAGTPLIKSFSLYGDLMTSIIHQQLNLSFSHTLTQRFVESYGVQVDGVWRYPSPERIATLDVSELRDKQFSMRKAEYVIGLSQSIAEGTLDLEQFKRLDDEEVVAKLVAFRGVGPWTAQNFLMFGLGRPNLFPLADIGLQNALKKLWEMDRKPTKEEMLDRFPDWSPYMSYAALYLWRSIE, encoded by the coding sequence ATCGATCGACAAATTGAACTACCATTCGTCTATGATTTTGACCGTGCGCTTGATAGACTTGCGGCGAGTCCTATCAATGCGGTTGATTGTGCGCAGCGAATCATCCGCATTCCAATGGCAGAAGGTAACGTTGTGACAATTAGAGGAACGGGAACAACGCAGCAACCGACTTTCTTCATACAAGGATTGCTCGACGATGTTCAACTCGAGGAAATCAAAGAGATTTTCCACTTTGACAGGCCTCTTGATGGCATTCAAAAACATTTTATTGGAACGGACCTGGAACAGCTTTTTATGGACCACGCGGGGACACCGCTTATTAAAAGCTTCTCCTTATACGGGGATCTTATGACTAGTATTATCCATCAACAGCTGAATCTATCGTTTTCGCATACCTTGACCCAGCGTTTTGTGGAGTCTTACGGTGTGCAAGTGGATGGCGTCTGGCGCTATCCATCGCCTGAACGTATTGCGACGTTGGATGTCTCAGAGCTGCGTGACAAGCAGTTTAGCATGCGCAAGGCGGAATATGTCATTGGCTTGTCGCAGTCGATTGCAGAGGGCACGCTAGACCTTGAACAGTTTAAGCGGTTGGACGATGAGGAAGTAGTAGCAAAGCTGGTGGCGTTTCGGGGTGTTGGACCTTGGACGGCGCAAAACTTTTTGATGTTTGGACTGGGACGCCCGAATTTATTCCCATTGGCGGATATTGGTTTGCAAAATGCGCTGAAGAAATTATGGGAGATGGACCGTAAACCGACGAAAGAGGAGATGCTTGACCGATTTCCAGATTGGTCGCCGTATATGAGTTATGCTGCGCTGTATTTATGGCGCAGTATCGAGTAG
- a CDS encoding Gfo/Idh/MocA family protein: MKKITFAIVGTGVVGERIIKQLLQNTNAIIVALFDENGKRLQEMTDTYGLYAASSYDEVLSLKPDWIYIGTPPVSHASLSEKAMAQGLNVLCEKPLAHDVADGLVMSTAAANNSDIQTAMHFPLLYNPAVRHMMKLVDEGAIGKILRVELQAYFPHWPRVWQQNPWIASREQGGFTREIFPHYFQLMYRMFGHLSITSYETVYPEDETLAEIGVLAIGKTAHDIPFLLNGLSGIGQQEELSYTVYGAKGVLKLRNWSELSSAQKDSPFEILTSFDTVKSLTDECVLAANGEEALLVSFDEGLEVQKLIDHLLDES; encoded by the coding sequence ATGAAAAAAATTACATTTGCCATTGTCGGGACAGGTGTTGTTGGTGAACGGATCATCAAACAATTATTACAGAATACGAATGCGATCATCGTTGCCTTATTTGATGAAAATGGAAAGCGTTTACAGGAAATGACGGATACATATGGACTGTATGCGGCATCCTCCTATGATGAGGTGCTTTCCTTGAAACCAGACTGGATCTACATCGGTACACCACCCGTTTCTCACGCAAGCCTTAGCGAGAAGGCGATGGCTCAAGGTTTGAATGTTCTTTGTGAAAAGCCACTCGCGCATGATGTCGCAGATGGTCTAGTGATGTCAACGGCAGCCGCCAATAATAGCGATATTCAAACAGCCATGCATTTTCCGTTGCTCTATAACCCCGCAGTCAGGCATATGATGAAACTTGTCGACGAGGGCGCAATTGGTAAAATTTTGCGAGTGGAGCTACAAGCCTATTTCCCACACTGGCCGCGTGTATGGCAACAAAATCCTTGGATTGCTTCGCGTGAACAAGGTGGCTTCACGCGTGAAATTTTTCCGCATTATTTTCAGCTTATGTACAGGATGTTTGGTCATCTGTCGATTACTTCCTATGAAACCGTTTATCCTGAAGATGAAACGCTCGCAGAAATCGGTGTCTTAGCAATCGGTAAAACAGCACATGACATTCCTTTCTTGCTGAACGGCCTTTCAGGGATTGGTCAACAAGAAGAACTGTCATACACAGTATATGGAGCGAAGGGTGTTCTGAAACTGCGTAATTGGTCGGAACTTAGCAGTGCACAAAAAGACAGTCCTTTTGAAATATTGACTTCCTTCGATACTGTGAAATCGCTAACAGACGAATGTGTATTAGCTGCTAATGGTGAAGAAGCGTTACTTGTGTCATTCGATGAAGGACTTGAAGTGCAAAAGCTAATTGATCATCTGCTAGATGAATCATAA
- a CDS encoding aldehyde dehydrogenase — MNFTAQDVESMIAMQRRFYFTGETRSAAFRIAMLSKLKEAIMSNEKEISEALHKDLRKSPFESYVTEIGFVLTSISHMIKNLEQWMESEVVKTPVHLQPAKSFIVREPYGSALIIGPFNYPFQLVMEPLVGAIAGGNCAIVKPSEASVYTGEIIKKILTDIFPSEFVRVVEGEQQETSALIHASFDYIFFTGSVAVGKVVMKAAAERLTPITLELGGKSPALVDQTADIVMAAERIVWGKFVNNGQTCVAPDYVIVHHTVKNQLVQAMGATIRKFYGKVAAESLDYGRIVNDKHFNRLLKILEKDRAHVVYGGDFNREDLFIEPTLLDNVKWNSASMEDEIFGPILPILTYDNLGEALHRIRQLPKPLAAYMFTENEQASEYFIDNLPFGGGCINDTIAHVGNGNLPFGGVGSSGLNAYHGKYSFETFTHAKAMMKKSTTIPMKIAFPPYGQKLKLVKPLIR, encoded by the coding sequence ATGAATTTCACTGCACAAGATGTAGAGTCAATGATTGCTATGCAACGAAGATTTTATTTTACTGGCGAAACGAGAAGTGCGGCTTTTCGGATTGCCATGCTGTCGAAATTGAAAGAAGCTATTATGTCGAATGAGAAGGAAATTTCAGAAGCACTCCACAAAGATTTGCGGAAAAGCCCATTTGAATCATATGTGACAGAAATCGGCTTTGTTCTCACGAGCATTTCGCATATGATTAAAAACCTAGAACAATGGATGGAATCAGAAGTTGTGAAGACACCTGTACATCTCCAGCCGGCAAAAAGTTTTATCGTGCGTGAGCCGTATGGATCTGCGCTCATTATCGGTCCATTCAACTACCCATTTCAGCTAGTGATGGAGCCGCTTGTGGGCGCAATCGCGGGCGGTAACTGTGCGATTGTCAAACCGTCCGAGGCTTCTGTTTATACAGGAGAAATCATCAAAAAAATCTTGACGGATATTTTCCCATCTGAGTTTGTCCGCGTTGTTGAAGGAGAGCAGCAAGAAACATCGGCGCTCATTCATGCATCTTTCGATTATATTTTCTTTACAGGTAGTGTAGCTGTCGGAAAAGTTGTCATGAAAGCAGCGGCGGAACGTTTGACACCGATTACGCTTGAACTCGGTGGAAAAAGTCCTGCGCTTGTCGATCAGACAGCGGATATCGTAATGGCTGCAGAACGAATCGTTTGGGGGAAATTCGTCAACAATGGACAAACCTGCGTTGCACCTGACTATGTAATCGTGCATCACACGGTGAAAAATCAGCTTGTTCAAGCAATGGGGGCTACCATTCGTAAGTTTTATGGGAAGGTAGCTGCGGAAAGTTTGGATTACGGCAGAATCGTGAATGACAAGCATTTCAATCGTTTGTTAAAAATCCTTGAAAAGGATCGTGCACACGTAGTCTATGGCGGAGATTTCAACCGTGAGGATCTATTCATTGAACCGACATTGCTCGATAATGTGAAGTGGAATAGTGCTTCGATGGAGGATGAGATTTTTGGGCCCATTCTGCCGATTTTGACGTATGACAATCTTGGGGAAGCCTTGCATCGTATCCGTCAATTACCGAAACCGCTTGCTGCCTATATGTTTACGGAGAACGAACAGGCCTCGGAATACTTCATCGACAATTTGCCATTCGGCGGTGGCTGCATCAACGATACCATTGCGCATGTCGGCAATGGTAATTTACCGTTTGGCGGGGTTGGTTCTTCAGGGCTAAATGCTTATCATGGCAAATATAGTTTTGAAACATTTACGCATGCTAAAGCAATGATGAAAAAAAGTACGACGATTCCGATGAAAATCGCCTTTCCGCCCTATGGTCAAAAGTTAAAATTAGTAAAACCGCTCATCCGTTAA
- a CDS encoding ATP-binding protein, with protein sequence MEHSTAIQSRNKLIILFFIAGVIVHLIFLPLLNNFYETSIALFGVISIAIIVIMQAKGMNARTLRLVIMIIYNLYVFLLNIFIPDLSNLLYLIFPMFLTTIYNVARINFIMTAITSTQLAILFYLHHASYLADRGAVEVSHVVSIFFMVAFLCLLYAFKISPQWNNMFTENKRMDTILMSKEGYLDLFFEHAEDAIVVFGLDEKIIAVNPAFEKIYGWKEIDCIGQSPKLFPSSEDAKVEERTKCVLQGKSFHLLRTKEMRKDGAIFDAELTITPVYNKQQEIVAMTFISRDITLRLQAEQLLIDTEKVKAIGEIAASVAHEVRNPLTSISGFIQIMNNDPANPYRPYTDIMHSEINRIDLITSEFLVLSKPNLKKSTKFYIEQTLRDVVGLFEPEFAYRSIICKSDIPINTVMINGNEDGMKQVFINLLKNACEGLIENGCITVTLTRQKSNVLIAIRDNGPGMDQQTLDNLYKPFFSTKQGGTGLGMMISKKIIADQGGTMAVSSVVNEGTEVVIALPWTE encoded by the coding sequence ATGGAACATTCAACAGCCATCCAATCCCGTAACAAGTTAATTATACTTTTTTTCATTGCGGGCGTCATTGTTCATCTTATTTTTCTGCCCCTCTTAAACAATTTTTACGAAACAAGCATTGCCCTATTTGGGGTTATATCTATCGCTATAATCGTTATAATGCAAGCTAAAGGTATGAATGCTCGTACCTTACGTCTAGTCATCATGATTATCTATAACTTATACGTATTTCTTCTCAACATATTCATACCTGATTTGTCGAACTTACTTTACTTGATATTCCCAATGTTTCTCACAACTATCTATAATGTTGCGCGCATCAACTTCATTATGACAGCTATTACTAGTACACAGCTTGCTATTCTTTTCTACTTGCACCATGCGAGTTATCTTGCTGACAGGGGGGCAGTGGAAGTTTCTCATGTGGTCTCTATCTTCTTCATGGTCGCGTTTCTATGCTTATTATACGCCTTTAAAATCAGCCCTCAGTGGAACAATATGTTTACCGAAAATAAAAGAATGGACACTATTCTAATGTCAAAAGAAGGCTATCTCGATCTCTTTTTTGAACATGCAGAGGATGCCATTGTTGTCTTTGGGCTAGACGAGAAAATCATTGCAGTCAATCCTGCATTTGAAAAAATCTATGGCTGGAAAGAAATTGACTGTATCGGACAATCACCAAAGCTATTTCCATCATCCGAGGATGCGAAGGTGGAAGAACGAACCAAGTGCGTATTGCAAGGGAAAAGCTTTCACCTGCTACGCACAAAAGAAATGCGCAAAGACGGGGCGATATTCGATGCAGAGCTAACCATCACACCCGTTTACAATAAGCAACAAGAGATTGTCGCTATGACATTCATCTCACGCGACATTACGCTGAGACTCCAAGCTGAACAGCTATTAATCGATACCGAAAAGGTCAAAGCCATTGGTGAAATCGCAGCAAGCGTTGCCCATGAAGTGCGAAATCCATTGACATCAATCTCAGGTTTCATCCAAATAATGAACAATGATCCTGCTAATCCTTATCGTCCTTACACCGATATTATGCATAGTGAAATCAATCGAATCGATTTGATTACTAGTGAATTTCTCGTACTATCAAAACCTAATTTAAAGAAGTCAACTAAGTTCTATATCGAACAAACACTGCGAGATGTAGTGGGATTATTTGAACCTGAATTTGCGTACCGTTCTATTATTTGTAAAAGTGATATTCCCATAAACACAGTGATGATTAATGGGAATGAAGACGGTATGAAGCAGGTGTTCATTAATTTATTGAAAAACGCATGTGAGGGACTTATTGAAAATGGCTGCATTACGGTGACATTGACTCGTCAAAAGAGCAACGTCTTGATTGCGATTCGTGATAATGGCCCTGGCATGGACCAGCAAACACTAGATAATCTTTACAAGCCGTTTTTTTCGACGAAACAAGGAGGTACAGGGCTTGGCATGATGATTTCAAAAAAAATCATTGCCGACCAAGGCGGAACAATGGCCGTTTCAAGTGTAGTAAATGAAGGTACAGAGGTCGTTATTGCACTTCCATGGACAGAATGA
- a CDS encoding M42 family metallopeptidase yields MTTILNDKRTIELLKKLVETPSPSGYTEKVMALIAQELEAIGIAYKQTNKGAIIATIEGADTTRHRLLTAHVDTLGAMVKEVKSDGRLKLTMVGGFNWNAVEGEYCLIHTAAGKEVRGTILMHQTTVHVYKNAGTAERNADNIEVRIDAKVTDADGTRALGIEVGDFVSFDPRFEVTDSGFIKSRHLDDKASTALLLELIRSLQEQGTVLPHTTHFYISNNEEIGYGGNSNIPEETVEYIAVDMGAIGDGQTSDEYTVSICAKDSSGPYHYALTQHLTGLCKEGSIPFKLDIYPNYGSDASAAIRAGFDVKHALFGPGIESSHALERTHNDSLTATAQLLRAYVTSAMMD; encoded by the coding sequence ATGACAACGATATTGAATGATAAACGGACAATTGAATTATTGAAAAAGTTGGTGGAAACACCAAGCCCATCAGGCTACACGGAGAAAGTAATGGCGCTGATTGCCCAAGAACTCGAGGCGATTGGCATAGCTTATAAACAGACCAATAAAGGGGCTATCATCGCCACGATTGAGGGAGCAGATACAACGCGTCATCGGCTGCTTACTGCTCATGTCGATACATTAGGTGCAATGGTGAAAGAAGTTAAAAGCGACGGTCGGTTGAAATTAACGATGGTAGGTGGCTTCAATTGGAATGCAGTAGAAGGGGAATATTGTCTCATTCACACGGCGGCTGGGAAAGAAGTACGGGGTACGATATTGATGCATCAGACGACTGTGCATGTTTATAAAAATGCGGGAACTGCAGAGCGTAATGCAGATAATATCGAAGTACGCATTGATGCAAAAGTGACAGATGCAGATGGTACTCGCGCACTCGGGATTGAAGTGGGCGATTTTGTATCCTTTGATCCGCGTTTTGAAGTGACAGATAGTGGCTTTATTAAATCACGTCATTTGGATGACAAAGCGAGTACGGCTTTATTGCTAGAGCTTATACGTTCATTACAGGAGCAAGGAACTGTGCTACCGCATACCACGCATTTCTATATTTCGAATAATGAAGAGATTGGGTATGGTGGCAACTCTAATATTCCTGAGGAAACGGTCGAGTATATCGCTGTTGACATGGGTGCAATTGGTGATGGACAAACGTCTGATGAATATACGGTGTCGATTTGTGCCAAGGATTCAAGTGGACCGTATCATTATGCGTTAACACAGCATTTGACGGGTCTTTGTAAAGAGGGTAGCATTCCTTTTAAATTAGATATTTATCCGAATTACGGTTCGGATGCATCGGCTGCAATTCGGGCAGGCTTTGACGTGAAACATGCATTATTTGGACCTGGCATTGAATCATCGCATGCTTTGGAGCGGACACATAATGATTCACTAACAGCGACTGCGCAATTGCTTCGTGCGTATGTTACTTCAGCGATGATGGATTGA